In a genomic window of Halobacterium zhouii:
- a CDS encoding ArsR/SmtB family transcription factor, with protein MSETESPPEDAQDALERLYDDPAARIAALQDVRPSEQDVAGQETVFKALGNEDRLRVLEALRDSECCGCELQVVLDAPQSTVATHLRKLKEAGLVKSRKKGKWSYYRIADTAVFELLDLAHAIQEDA; from the coding sequence ATGTCTGAAACAGAGTCACCGCCGGAGGATGCCCAGGATGCACTCGAACGGCTCTACGATGATCCAGCGGCCCGGATTGCCGCCTTACAAGACGTCCGGCCATCTGAACAGGATGTCGCCGGTCAGGAGACTGTCTTCAAAGCCCTCGGAAATGAAGATCGACTCCGCGTTCTCGAGGCGCTCCGTGATTCAGAGTGCTGTGGCTGTGAATTACAGGTCGTCCTCGACGCCCCACAATCGACCGTCGCCACGCACCTCCGGAAGCTGAAAGAGGCAGGCCTGGTGAAATCGCGGAAGAAGGGGAAGTGGAGCTACTACCGTATCGCCGACACCGCGGTCTTCGAACTACTCGACCTCGCTCACGCGATCCAGGAGGACGCCTAA